The genomic interval GGGCCGCTCTCGCGGGCACGGAAGAAATGGGCGATGTGGTGCATCACGTCGATGCCCACCTCGTCCACCAGCGCCAGCGGCCCGACCGGCATGCCGAGCGCCGTGCCGGCATTCTCGATCAGCACCGGATCGATGCCGTCCGCGACGCAGCGCAGGCCCTCGCGGATGTAGGCGTCGACGCAGCGCGTCGTGTAGAAGCCGTAGCCGTCCCGCACCACGATCGGCGTCTTGCGGATCGCCCGCACGTAGTCGAGAGCACGGGCGAGCGTCGCGTCGGAGGTCTCTGCGCCGACCACCACCTCGACCAGCGCCATGCGCGGCACCGGCGAGAAGAAGTGCAGGCCGATCAGGTTCTTCGGCCGTTCGCTCGCCTCGGCCAGCTCGTCGATCGGCAGGGCCGAGGTGTTGCTGGCGAAGATCGCGTCCGGCCCCAGGGCGGCTTCCGTGGCGCGGATCGCCGTCCGCTTGACCTCGACATCCTCCAGCACCGCCTCGATCACCATGTCGCAGCCGGCAAATGACGCGTGGTCGGCGCCCGCGGTGATCCGGGCGGCGGCGGCCTCGCGCGCGGCCTCGCTCAGGCGGCCCTTGCGCTGCTCGGCCTCGAGCTGGGCCAGGATGCCGTCCCGCGCCTTCGTAGCGATCTCCGGGCTGCGATCGACCAGCACCACCTCCATCCCGGCGAGCGCCGAGACCTGGGCGACGCCAGCGCCCATGAAGCCGGCGCCGAGCACGCCGAGGCGGCGGACCGGCCGCTTCGGCTCGGCGGCCGGGCGCCGGGCCAGCTTGTCGGCGGCTTGGCGTGCGAAGAACAGGGTGCGGATCATGTTCTGGGCCGGGCGGCCCTGTACCAGCGTGGCGAAGTGCTTCTGTTCGAGGCGCAGGGCCCGGTCGATCGGCAGCTTGGTGCCCTCGTAGACGCAGCGCAGGATCGCGAGCGGGGCCGGGTCATTGCCCTGCGTCGCGGCTTGCGTGCCGGCATTCGCCGCGACAAGCGCTGCGGTGACCTTCGGGTCATACGAGCTGCCGCCGGGCAGACGAAAGCCCTTGCGGTCCCAGGGCGCGCTCGCCTCGACCCGGCCGGCCTTCAGCGCCGCGCGGGCGGCGCTCAGCACCTCGGCGGCGGGCACCGCCTCGTGGGCGAGGCCGGCCTTCACGGCGTCCGCGCCGCCGAGGTCGCGGCCCTGGAGCAGCAGCGGCAGGCTCGCCGTGATGCCGAGGAGGCGCGGCAGGCGTTGCGTGCCCCCGGCACCGGGCAGGAGCCCGAGCTTGACCTCGGGCAGGCCGAAGCGGGCGCCCGGCTCGTCGGCGAAGACGCGGTGATGGGTGGCGAGCAGCAGTTCGAGCCCGCCGCCGAGCGCGGTGCCGTTGGCGGCGCCGACCACGGGCTTGCCGCAGGTCTCGATGCGCCGGAAGAAGCCGCCGAGATAGTCGATGGCGTCCGCCACCGCGCGGGCGGGCCGTCCGGGGCTGCCCAGCGCCTCCATCTGGCCGAGATCGGCGCCCGCGATGAAGCTCGGTTTGCCGCTGGTGATGACGATGCCGGTGATAGCCTCGTCCGCGACGGCGGCCTCGAAGGCTGCGCGCAGGTCCGCGACGAGGCCGGGTTCCAGCACGTTCATGCTGCGATCCGTCATGTCGATCGTCAGCAGGGCGATGCCGTCCGCGTCCTCCCGGCGCACGGCTGGGCGGGTGGTGTGGTGGTGATCGGCTGCCATGGTCAGACTCGCTCGATGATGGTGGCGACGCCCATGCCGGCGCCGATGCAGAGGGTGATGAGCGCCGTGGAGCCCCCGGTGCGCTCCAACTCGTCGAGGGCGGTGCCGAGGATGATCGCGCCGGTGGCCCCGAGCGGGTGGCCCATGGCGATGGCGCCGCCGTTGACGTTGACCCGGGCCGGATCGATGCCAAGCGCCTCGATGAAGCGCAGCGGCACCGCGGCGAAGGCCTCGTTGACCTCGTAGAGGTCGATGTCGGCGGCCCGCATGCCGGCCCGTCTCAGCGCCTTCTCGGCGGCGAAGGAGGGAGCGGTCAGCATGATGGTCGGCTCCGAGCCGATCTCCGCGAAGGCGCGGATGCGGGCGCGGGGCCTGAGGCCCGCCGCCTCGCCCGCCTCGCGCGAGCCGATCAGCACCGCGCATGCGCCGTCGACGATGGCCGAGGAGTTGCCGGCATGGTGGCGGTGCTCGATCGCCTCGATATCGGGGTAGCGCTGCACGGCAAGCGCGTCGAAGCCGCCCTTGGCGCCCATCTCGGCGAAGGAGGGTTTGAGGGCGGCAAGGCTCGCCGCCGTGGTGTCGGGGCGCACGACCTCGTCGCGCTCCAAGAGGACGTCACCCAACACGTCGCGCACCGGCACGACCGAGCGGTCGAAGCGTCCGTCGGCCCAGGCGGCGGCGGCACGGCGGTGGCTCACGGCGGCGAAGCCGTCCAGCGTCTCGCGCTCGTAGCCCCAGCGGGTCGCCATCAGGTCGGCGCTGATCCCCTGCGGGATGAAGTGGGTGGCGAAGGCCACCGCCGGGTCGGTGCTCCAGGCGCCGCCGTCGGAGAAGATCGGCACGCGCGACATCGACTCGCAGCCGCCCGCCACGACGAAGTCGGCGCCCCCGGCGGCGACCTTGCCGGCGGCCATGTTCACGGTCTCGAGGCCCGAGCCGCAGAAGCGGTTGATCTGCACGCCGGCCGTGCGCTCGCCGTAGCCCGCGGCGAGCGCCGCGATCCGCGGCAGCACCTGACCCTGCTCCTCGACCGGGCTGACGAGACCGAAGATCACGTCGTCGACCGAGTCCTTGGGCAGACCGGTGCGTTCGCGGAGAGCCGCCAGGACGGTGGTGGCGAGGTGCACCGCGGTCACCTCGTGCAGGGCACCGTCCGGCTTGCCGCGCCCCCGCGGCGTGCGGACGTGATCGTAGACGTAGGTTGACGACATCGGGTCCTCTCGAACGATCGGGCGTCGCGCTCCGAAGCGCGGCGGGAGCGGGGTCTTCAGAGCCCCGAGGGCTCGAACTTGTCGGCGTGGATGCGCCCGCGCGGCAGGCCGAGCGCGGTGAGCCGGGCCTCGACCGCCTCGACCATCGGCAGCGCGCCGCAGACGAAGGCGGAGGCTCGGCCCCAGTCGATGCCGAGGCCCGGGTCGAGCGCTGCCGTCACGAGACCCCGCGCCCCGCTCCAGCCGCTGCCGGCCGGTTCGTGGGACAGGATCGGCACGACTCGGATGCGACCGGGCGCGAGGCGCGAGAGGCGCTCCAGGCGGTCCAGCGCGAACAGGTCG from Methylobacterium sp. AMS5 carries:
- a CDS encoding 3-hydroxyacyl-CoA dehydrogenase NAD-binding domain-containing protein, whose protein sequence is MAADHHHTTRPAVRREDADGIALLTIDMTDRSMNVLEPGLVADLRAAFEAAVADEAITGIVITSGKPSFIAGADLGQMEALGSPGRPARAVADAIDYLGGFFRRIETCGKPVVGAANGTALGGGLELLLATHHRVFADEPGARFGLPEVKLGLLPGAGGTQRLPRLLGITASLPLLLQGRDLGGADAVKAGLAHEAVPAAEVLSAARAALKAGRVEASAPWDRKGFRLPGGSSYDPKVTAALVAANAGTQAATQGNDPAPLAILRCVYEGTKLPIDRALRLEQKHFATLVQGRPAQNMIRTLFFARQAADKLARRPAAEPKRPVRRLGVLGAGFMGAGVAQVSALAGMEVVLVDRSPEIATKARDGILAQLEAEQRKGRLSEAAREAAAARITAGADHASFAGCDMVIEAVLEDVEVKRTAIRATEAALGPDAIFASNTSALPIDELAEASERPKNLIGLHFFSPVPRMALVEVVVGAETSDATLARALDYVRAIRKTPIVVRDGYGFYTTRCVDAYIREGLRCVADGIDPVLIENAGTALGMPVGPLALVDEVGIDVMHHIAHFFRARESGPAADDRHTVNAMLDALVAERRFGRKTRAGFYTYPADGPKRLDRAAIADLARGARSETSMAEIRERLLYAQLVEAARCWDAGIIDEAGEADLGAILGWAFPSYLGGPLAAIDDIGAGAFADRCAALSRAHGARFDLPESFATDGAKAERRLYGAAA
- a CDS encoding acetyl-CoA C-acetyltransferase; protein product: MSSTYVYDHVRTPRGRGKPDGALHEVTAVHLATTVLAALRERTGLPKDSVDDVIFGLVSPVEEQGQVLPRIAALAAGYGERTAGVQINRFCGSGLETVNMAAGKVAAGGADFVVAGGCESMSRVPIFSDGGAWSTDPAVAFATHFIPQGISADLMATRWGYERETLDGFAAVSHRRAAAAWADGRFDRSVVPVRDVLGDVLLERDEVVRPDTTAASLAALKPSFAEMGAKGGFDALAVQRYPDIEAIEHRHHAGNSSAIVDGACAVLIGSREAGEAAGLRPRARIRAFAEIGSEPTIMLTAPSFAAEKALRRAGMRAADIDLYEVNEAFAAVPLRFIEALGIDPARVNVNGGAIAMGHPLGATGAIILGTALDELERTGGSTALITLCIGAGMGVATIIERV